The proteins below come from a single Miscanthus floridulus cultivar M001 chromosome 1, ASM1932011v1, whole genome shotgun sequence genomic window:
- the LOC136500187 gene encoding uncharacterized protein — protein sequence MLSITGGGRGGLFSVHRGALWWLRRCHSPLFSSLAGSGGWGDAPHLPVLIVGAGPVGLVLSFLLTKFGIKCTVIEKNVEFTRHPRAHFINNRTMEIFRKLDGLAGDIERSQPPVDLWRKFVYCTSLSGSVLGSVDHMKQEDFDKVISPISVAHFSQYKLVDLLLKKLEGIGFRTCFPGEIGYSTQDLVLESKILMGHECTSLQQTDEGILVGVSVNNGGRIIERKLHCGLLLGTDGARSTVRELAGISMEGERDLQKLVSVHFLSRDLGRYLSSQRPGMLFFVFNPGAIGVLVAHDLENGEFVLQVPFYPPQQMFEDFSAKVCEQIIVKLVGWEPADVHVLDIKPWAMHAEVAEKYICCNNRVILSGDAAHRFPPAGGFGMNTGVQDAHNLAWKLSLLLNGVASPSILQTYESERRPVAIFNTELSVENFKAAMSIPTTLGLDPTVANSVHQVINRSLGSIIPRNVQKAVLEGLFSLGRAQVSDYILNEKNPLGSLRLARLRSILDEGKSLQLQFPAEDLGFYYEEGALVPEASCEETQEGGKLQHSKRASREYIPSAKVGSRLPHMLVRGLPASSEGVFSTLDLVSGDELEFVLIIAPVKESYEIARATLKLADELKLSAKVCVMWPQGSTDAEVEESRSELAPWTNFIDVEEVPRVSGSSWWEMCRISRKNVLLVRPDEHIAWRTESDRVRDAESEIRRVFSHILCLNSHRV from the exons ATGCTGTCGATCACCGGAGGTGGGCGCGGGGGCCTCTTCTCGGTGCACCGGGGCGCGCTCTGGTGGCTCCGCCGTTGCCACAGCCCGCTCTTCTCGTCACTAGCCGGCAGCGGTGGCTGGGGCGACGCGCCGCATCTGCCCGTACTCATCGTCGGAGCTGGTCCAGTTGGgctcgtcctctccttcctcctcaccAAATTTG GGATCAAATGCACGGTGATAGAGAAGAATGTGGAATTCACTAGGCACCCTCGAGCGCACTTCATCAACAACCGCACAATGGAG ATCTTCCGCAAGTTGGATGGTTTGGCCGGGGACATTGAGAGGTCCCAGCCACCAGTAGATTTGTGGAGGAAGTTCGTCTACTGTACTTCACTCTCTGGTTCCGTCCTTGGATCGGTTGATCACATGAAACAGGAAG ATTTTGACAAGGTCATTAGTCCTATATCCGTTGCACATTTCTCGCAGTACAAGTTAGTCGATTTGCTACTCAAGAAGCTTGAAGGAATTGGTTTCCGGACATGCTTTCCTGGTGAGATTGGTTACTCAACGCAAGATCTGGTACTGGAAAGCAAGATATTGATGGGACACGAGTGCACATCCCTTCAGCAGACTGATGAGGGAATTCTGGTTGGAGTGTCAGTTAACAATGGGGGGAGGATAATAGAGAGAAAGCTACACTGTGGTCTTCTTCTAGGGACAGATGGCGCAAGAAGTACAGTGCGTGAATTGGCAGGTATATCTATGGAGGGTGAAAGGGACTTGCAGAAACTGGTCAGTGTGCATTTTCTTAGCAGAGATTTGGGCAGGTATTTGTCCAGTCAGAGGCCAGGGATGCTGTTTTTCGTTTTTAATCCAGGCGCAATTGGTGTACTAGTTGCACATGACCTGGAGAATGGGGAATTTGTATTGCAG GTTCCATTTTATCCTCCTCAGCAGATGTTTGAAGATTTCAGCGCTAAG GTATGTGAGCAAATTATTGTCAAATTAGTTGGATGGGAGCCAGCAGATGTTCATGTTTTAGACATAAAACCATGGGCAATGCATGCTGAAGTTGCAGAGAAGTACATCTGTTGCAACAATCGAGTAATCCTTTCTGGTGATGCTGCTCACCGTTTTCCTCCTGCCGGTGGTTTTG GAATGAACACTGGTGTCCAGGATGCACATAATTTGGCGTGGAAATTGAGCTTGCTGCTGAATGGTGTTGCCTCACCATCAATATTACAAACTTATGAGTCAGAGCGCCGGCCT GTTGCAATTTTCAATACAGAACTTAGCGTGGAGAATTTCAAGGCAGCTATGTCTATTCCAACGACCCTTGGCCTTGATCCAACTGTTGCAAACTCAG TGCACCaagttataaatagaagccttgGATCAATCATTCCGAGAAATGTACAGAAGGCAGTTCTGGAAGGATTGTTTTCCCTTGGTCGGGCACAAGTCTCGGACTATATCCTGAATGAGAAAAATCCCCTTGGGTCCTTGAGACTAGCAAGATTGAGAAGTATTCTTGATGAAGGCAAAAGTCTTCAGCTGCAGTTCCCTGCAGAGGATCTTGGCTTCTA CTATGAAGAAGGTGCCCTTGTTCCTGAAGCTAGTTGTGAGGAAACTCAGGAAGGAGGAAAACTACAGCATTCTAAGAGGGCATCAAGAGAGTACATCCCATCTGCTAAGGTTGGTTCACGGCTTCCCCACATGCTAGTAAGAGGACTGCCTGCTTCAAGTGAG GGTGTGTTCTCAACACTGGACCTGGTGAGTGGGGATGAACTCGAGTTCGTTCTCATCATTGCACCAGTGAAAGAGTCATACGAGATTGCCCGTGCCACCCTCAAGTTAGCAGATGAGCTTAAGCTATCAGCCAAAGTATGCGTAATGTGGCCACAAGGTTCGACTGATGCTGAAGTGGAAGAGAGCAGATCTGAGTTGGCACCCTGGACAAACTTTATCGATGTTGAGGAAGTACCTAGGGTGTCTGGTAGTTCATGGTGGGAGATGTGTCGGATTAGTAGGAAAAATGTCCTTTTGGTTAGGCCTGACGAGCACATAGCATGGCGAACAGAATCGGACAGGGTGAGGGACGCTGAATCAGAAATTAGGAGAGTCTTCTCTCATATTCTGTGCCTAAATAGCCACCGGGTGTAA
- the LOC136500196 gene encoding GDSL esterase/lipase At4g16230-like, translated as MRRRPHEQRRPRLASRLALLLACLAVLARTRVAGGAGMPPNFIFGDSLVDAGNNNYIVSLSKANYPPNGIDFFGHQPTGRYTNGRTIIDILGQEMGLGGFVPPYMAPETTGDAVMRGVNYASGGGGILNQTGSIFGGRLNLDAQIDNYANSRHDLIARHGEVEAVSLLRGALFSVTMGSNDFINNYLTPIFSVPQRVTTPPVAFISAMIAKYRQQLTRLYLLDARKIVVVNVGPIGCIPYQRETNPSAGTACAEFPNQLAQAFNRRLRALVDELGAALPGSRFVYADVYRIFSDIIANYRSHGFEVADSACCYVGERFGGLVPCGPTSRYCADRSKYVFWDPYHPSEAANALIARRILDGGPEDISPVNVRQLIVT; from the exons ATGCGTCGACGACCGCACGAGCAGCGGCGGCCTAGACTGGCGTCTCGTCTCGCTCTACTACTGGCCTGCCTCGCCGTGCTCGCTCGTACCCGCGTCGCCGGCGGCGCGGGCATGCCGCCGAACTTCATCTTCGGCGACTCGCTCGTCGACGCCGGCAACAACAACTACATCGTCTCCCTGTCCAAGGCCAACTACCCCCCGAACGGCATCGACTTCTTCGGCCACCAGCCCACCGGCCGGTACACGAACGGCCGGACCATCATCGACATCCTAG GGCAAGAGATGGGACTGGGAGGGTTCGTGCCGCCGTACATGGCCCCGGAGACCACGGGCGACGCCGTGATGAGAGGCGTCAACTACGCGTCCGGCGGCGGAGGCATCCTCAACCAAACCGGCAGTATCTTC GGTGGGCGCCTGAACCTGGACGCCCAGATCGACAACTACGCGAACAGCCGGCACGACCTGATCGCGCGGCACGGGGAGGTGGAGGCGGTGAGCCTGCTGCGGGGCGCGCTCTTCTCGGTCACCATGGGCTCCAACGACTTCATCAACAACTACCTGACGCCCATCTTCTCCGTGCCACAGCGCGTCACGACGCCTCCGGTCGCCTTCATCAGCGCCATGATCGCCAAGTACCGCCAGCAGCTCACC AGGCTGTACCTCCTGGACGCCCGCAAGATCGTGGTGGTGAACGTGGGGCCGATCGGCTGCATCCCGTACCAGAGGGAGACGAACCCGTCGGCCGGCACGGCCTGCGCCGAGTTCCCGAATCAGCTGGCGCAGGCCTTCAACCGCCGGCTCAGGGCCCTGGTGGACGAGCTGGGCGCCGCCCTCCCCGGCTCGCGCTTCGTCTACGCCGACGTCTATCGCATCTTCTCCGACATCATCGCCAACTACAGATCCCACG GGTTCGAGGTAGCGGACTCGGCGTGCTGCTACGTGGGCGAGCGGTTCGGCGGGCTGGTGCCGTGCGGGCCGACGTCGCGGTACTGCGCGGACAGGTCCAAGTACGTGTTCTGGGACCCCTACCACCCCAGCGAGGCCGCCAACGCGCTCATTGCCCGCCGGATCCTCGACGGCGGACCCGAGGACATCTCGCCGGTCAACGTGCGTCAGCTCATCGTCACCTGA